Proteins encoded together in one Polaribacter reichenbachii window:
- a CDS encoding VOC family protein: MTTNKNYPKSFSHIGLTVPNIKEAVKFYSEVMGWYIIMEPSTIKKEAETAIGQMCIDVFGNDWQEFEIAHLATSDGVGVELFCFPHGIKEAPEFNPFNTGLFHFCIQDPNIEDLIDKIVVYGGKQRMPIREYYPKDKPFKMCYVEDPFGIVFEIYTHSYELTYSSGAYQKN; this comes from the coding sequence ATGACAACAAATAAGAATTACCCGAAATCATTTTCACATATTGGTTTAACAGTGCCAAACATAAAAGAAGCTGTAAAGTTTTACTCAGAAGTTATGGGTTGGTATATTATTATGGAACCCTCTACTATTAAAAAAGAAGCTGAAACTGCAATTGGCCAAATGTGTATTGATGTTTTTGGTAACGATTGGCAAGAGTTTGAAATTGCACATTTAGCAACTTCTGATGGTGTTGGAGTTGAGTTATTTTGTTTTCCTCATGGAATTAAAGAAGCACCAGAGTTTAATCCTTTTAATACTGGTTTGTTTCATTTTTGTATTCAAGACCCAAATATTGAAGATTTAATTGATAAAATTGTGGTTTATGGTGGTAAACAAAGAATGCCAATTAGAGAATATTACCCAAAAGATAAGCCTTTTAAAATGTGTTATGTAGAAGATCCTTTTGGAATTGTTTTTGAAATTTACACTCACAGTTACGAGTTAACTTATTCTTCTGGAGCTTATCAAAAAAACTAA
- a CDS encoding winged helix-turn-helix transcriptional regulator — protein MNLIGTKWKPLILFHLLKGDLRSGVLQKHIEGISNKMFTQTVRELEKDKLVFRKVYPVVPPKVEYGLTKRGKSLEKILRNLDKWGLEDCKNHD, from the coding sequence ATGAATTTAATAGGTACAAAATGGAAGCCATTAATATTGTTTCATTTATTAAAAGGTGATTTACGTTCTGGAGTTTTACAAAAACATATAGAAGGGATCTCTAATAAAATGTTTACGCAAACTGTTAGAGAATTAGAAAAAGATAAACTGGTTTTTAGAAAAGTGTATCCTGTAGTGCCTCCAAAAGTTGAATATGGTTTAACAAAAAGAGGTAAATCTTTAGAAAAAATTTTAAGAAATTTAGATAAATGGGGTTTAGAAGATTGTAAAAATCACGATTAG
- a CDS encoding adenosylcobalamin-dependent ribonucleoside-diphosphate reductase encodes MKSKTVISHQKTYSREEALKAANTYFKGDELAASVWLNKYALKDSLDNIYEKSPDDMHQRIAKEIARIEQKYKNPLTEKEIFEVIKNFKYIVPQGSPMAGIGNPFQIASLSNCFVIGNNGESDSYGGIMKIDQEQVQLMKRRGGVGHDLSHIRPKGSPVKNSALTSTGIVPFMERYSNSTREVAQDGRRGALMLSVSINHPDAEDFIDAKLEQGKVTGANVSVRIDDAFMKAVKRDEKYTQLYPTFSKNPLYSKEIEATKIWKKIVHNAWKSAEPGILFWDTIINESVPDCYADLGYKTVSTNPCGEIPLCPYDSCRLLAMNLFSYVENPFTDKAEFNFELFKKHIVIAQKMMDDIIDLELEKIDGILVKIDADPETDNVKATERNLWLNIRKKAYEGRRTGIGITAEGDMLAALGIRYGSDKGNEFSTEVHKILGVETYRASVNLAKERGAFSIFDSDREKDNPFILRLKEADSKLYYEMLEYGRRNIALLTIAPTGTTSLMTQTSSGIEPVFMPVYKRRKKVNPNDKGVRVDFVDEVGDSWEEYVVFHHRFKQWMQVNNIDTTKNFTQKEIDELVKKSPYYKATSNDINWVSKVTMQGAIQKWVDHSISVTVNLPNDVTEDLVGELYLKAWEVGCKGVTVYRDGSRSGVLISADDKSDEKTINSGFPKKRPTELEADVVRFQNQKEKWIAFVGIFDNKPYEIFTGLVDDEDGILIPRSVENGLIIKSKDEKGVSRYDFQYKNKRGYKTTIEGLSHKFNPEFWNYAKLISGTLRHGMPIDKVIDLIQSLQLNSESINTWKNGVQRALKRYVEDGTKAKGQTCDNCNSTDLIYQEGCLTCQECGSSKCG; translated from the coding sequence ATGAAATCTAAAACTGTAATTTCTCATCAAAAAACTTACTCAAGAGAGGAGGCTTTAAAAGCTGCTAACACCTATTTTAAAGGAGACGAATTAGCGGCTTCTGTTTGGTTAAATAAATATGCTTTAAAAGATTCTTTAGATAATATCTATGAAAAATCTCCTGATGATATGCATCAAAGAATTGCAAAAGAAATTGCAAGAATAGAACAGAAATATAAAAATCCATTAACAGAAAAAGAAATTTTCGAAGTCATTAAAAATTTCAAATATATAGTGCCACAAGGAAGCCCTATGGCCGGAATTGGAAATCCTTTTCAAATTGCTTCTTTATCCAATTGTTTTGTAATTGGTAATAATGGCGAATCAGATTCTTATGGTGGAATCATGAAAATAGACCAAGAACAAGTACAGTTAATGAAACGTAGAGGTGGAGTAGGTCACGATTTATCTCACATTCGTCCAAAAGGTTCACCAGTAAAAAATTCAGCATTAACATCAACAGGAATTGTTCCTTTTATGGAGCGTTATTCTAACTCAACCAGAGAAGTTGCGCAAGATGGTAGAAGAGGTGCTTTAATGTTATCGGTTTCTATCAATCATCCAGATGCAGAAGATTTTATTGATGCAAAATTAGAACAAGGTAAAGTTACTGGTGCAAATGTTTCTGTAAGAATAGACGATGCTTTTATGAAAGCTGTAAAAAGGGATGAAAAATACACTCAATTATATCCTACGTTTAGTAAAAATCCTTTGTATTCAAAAGAGATTGAGGCTACTAAAATTTGGAAAAAAATTGTACATAATGCTTGGAAATCTGCAGAACCAGGAATTTTATTTTGGGATACTATAATCAACGAATCTGTACCTGATTGTTATGCAGATTTAGGTTACAAAACGGTTTCTACAAATCCTTGTGGCGAAATCCCTTTATGTCCTTACGATTCTTGTAGATTATTGGCAATGAACTTGTTTTCTTATGTAGAAAATCCTTTTACTGATAAGGCTGAATTCAATTTTGAATTATTCAAAAAACATATTGTCATTGCTCAAAAAATGATGGATGACATCATTGATTTAGAATTAGAAAAAATTGATGGAATTTTAGTCAAAATTGATGCAGATCCAGAAACAGATAATGTAAAAGCAACAGAAAGAAATCTTTGGTTAAACATCAGAAAAAAAGCTTACGAAGGCAGAAGAACAGGAATAGGAATTACTGCAGAAGGAGATATGTTAGCAGCCTTAGGTATTCGTTATGGTAGCGATAAAGGAAATGAATTTTCTACAGAAGTTCATAAAATATTAGGTGTAGAAACTTACAGAGCATCAGTAAATTTAGCAAAAGAAAGAGGCGCATTTTCAATTTTTGATTCAGACAGAGAAAAAGACAATCCGTTTATTTTAAGATTAAAAGAAGCAGATAGTAAATTGTATTACGAAATGCTAGAATATGGTCGTAGAAATATTGCTTTATTAACCATTGCACCAACAGGAACAACAAGTTTAATGACCCAAACTTCTTCTGGAATTGAGCCTGTTTTTATGCCAGTTTACAAGCGTAGAAAAAAGGTAAACCCTAATGATAAAGGTGTACGCGTAGATTTTGTTGATGAAGTTGGTGATTCTTGGGAAGAGTATGTTGTTTTTCATCATCGTTTTAAACAATGGATGCAAGTAAATAATATAGATACCACTAAAAATTTTACGCAAAAAGAGATTGATGAATTGGTGAAAAAATCGCCTTATTACAAAGCTACATCAAACGATATTAATTGGGTAAGTAAAGTAACTATGCAAGGCGCAATTCAAAAATGGGTAGATCATTCCATAAGTGTAACTGTAAATTTACCAAATGATGTTACAGAAGATTTGGTTGGTGAATTGTATTTAAAAGCTTGGGAAGTTGGTTGTAAAGGTGTTACTGTTTATAGAGATGGTTCGCGTTCTGGAGTTTTAATTTCTGCGGATGACAAAAGTGATGAAAAAACAATAAATTCAGGGTTTCCTAAAAAAAGGCCTACTGAATTAGAAGCAGATGTTGTTCGTTTTCAAAATCAAAAAGAAAAATGGATTGCTTTTGTGGGTATTTTTGATAATAAACCCTACGAAATTTTTACAGGTTTAGTAGATGATGAAGATGGAATTTTAATTCCACGTTCAGTAGAAAATGGATTGATTATTAAAAGTAAAGATGAAAAAGGAGTTTCTCGTTACGATTTTCAATATAAAAATAAAAGAGGTTATAAAACTACCATAGAAGGCTTGTCTCATAAATTTAACCCAGAGTTCTGGAACTATGCAAAATTAATTTCAGGAACGTTAAGACATGGAATGCCTATTGATAAAGTAATAGATTTAATACAAAGTTTACAGCTAAATTCAGAGTCTATTAATACATGGAAAAATGGAGTGCAAAGGGCTTTAAAACGTTATGTAGAAGATGGCACAAAAGCCAAAGGACAAACTTGCGATAATTGTAATTCTACAGATTTAATTTATCAAGAGGGCTGTTTAACTTGCCAAGAATGTGGTTCTTCAAAATGTGGATAA
- a CDS encoding sensor histidine kinase, with product MSSITSNEKGNEDFEKQEANKIIQRQLRFQNLLISISTKYINSDLSNIDELVNTSLKQIGEFVQADRSYVFSYDFINNTSSNTYEWCAKGIIPEIENLQNLSIEYITHWLDAHRKGQAFYVEDVSKLPKDGDLGLRAILEPQGIQSLITIPKIKNNELIGFIGFDSVRKINKYTENEQEILFVYANMLVNVIQRKEHEEVIRKQEEKKEELLKSLSHQNDELNKYAHAVSHDLKAPLINVQTLIDWFIEDHKDTIQEDFSELLKEISLNVEKMNLLIKGILDYSTIDRLENDDRDIDFNSLLNGVLKSLKIPEHITIKVHENLPTVYGNIWRFKQVFVNLIDNAIKYSNKEKGIIEVGVTDKNEYYEFFVKDNGIGINSDYFDRIFKVFTKLESTSLSSGVGLSIVKKIVNYYNGKIWIESELGSGTTFYFTILK from the coding sequence ATGAGTAGTATAACTTCAAATGAGAAAGGAAATGAGGATTTTGAAAAACAAGAAGCAAATAAGATAATTCAACGTCAACTACGTTTTCAAAATTTATTAATTAGTATTTCTACAAAATATATTAATTCAGATTTATCAAATATCGATGAATTGGTGAATACTTCTTTAAAACAAATAGGCGAGTTTGTTCAAGCAGACAGAAGTTATGTTTTTTCTTATGATTTTATAAATAATACTTCTAGTAATACTTATGAATGGTGTGCAAAAGGTATTATTCCAGAAATTGAGAACTTACAAAATCTTTCTATAGAATATATTACACATTGGTTAGATGCACACAGAAAAGGACAGGCTTTTTATGTAGAAGATGTAAGTAAATTGCCTAAAGATGGTGATTTAGGTTTGCGAGCTATTTTAGAGCCTCAAGGCATACAAAGTTTAATAACGATACCTAAAATTAAAAACAATGAATTAATTGGTTTTATAGGTTTCGATTCTGTAAGAAAAATTAATAAGTATACAGAAAACGAACAAGAAATACTTTTTGTTTATGCCAATATGTTGGTTAATGTAATTCAACGAAAAGAACATGAAGAGGTTATTAGAAAACAAGAAGAGAAAAAAGAAGAGTTGTTAAAAAGCCTTTCCCATCAAAACGATGAGTTAAATAAATATGCGCATGCAGTATCTCATGATTTAAAAGCACCTTTAATCAATGTTCAGACCTTAATAGATTGGTTTATAGAAGATCATAAAGATACTATACAAGAAGATTTTTCTGAGCTTTTAAAAGAAATTTCTCTAAATGTAGAGAAAATGAATTTGCTAATTAAAGGGATTTTAGATTATTCAACAATAGATCGATTAGAAAACGACGACAGAGATATCGATTTTAATTCACTGTTAAATGGTGTTTTAAAAAGTCTTAAAATTCCAGAACATATTACCATTAAAGTTCATGAAAACTTACCAACTGTATATGGTAACATTTGGCGGTTTAAGCAAGTTTTTGTCAATTTAATAGATAATGCAATTAAATACAGTAATAAAGAAAAAGGAATAATAGAAGTTGGTGTAACAGATAAAAATGAATACTATGAGTTCTTTGTAAAAGACAATGGAATTGGCATTAATTCTGATTATTTTGATAGAATATTTAAGGTATTTACCAAGTTAGAAAGTACCAGTTTATCTTCTGGTGTAGGCTTATCTATTGTTAAAAAAATAGTAAATTATTACAATGGTAAAATTTGGATTGAAAGTGAATTAGGCTCAGGAACAACTTTTTATTTTACAATTTTAAAGTAA
- a CDS encoding DUF6265 family protein: MKKLLILCSFLLIFSCNSNINKTQKPTFLIGEWKRLNDKPGSQTYEMWNTNLVGMGYTMKGKKRSFQEILSIITIKDTLYLEVKGVNEKPTLFKFTEQTDTSFVCENPKNEFPNRIKYILDNKQLKASVSAEDFRIDFIFEKTKNSF, translated from the coding sequence ATGAAAAAGCTACTTATTTTATGTTCGTTTTTATTGATATTTTCTTGTAATAGTAATATCAACAAAACACAAAAACCTACTTTTTTAATTGGTGAATGGAAACGTTTAAATGATAAACCTGGTAGCCAAACTTATGAAATGTGGAATACTAATTTAGTAGGAATGGGTTATACAATGAAAGGTAAAAAAAGGTCTTTTCAAGAAATTTTGAGTATTATAACCATTAAAGACACTTTGTATTTAGAGGTTAAAGGTGTAAATGAAAAACCAACTTTATTTAAATTTACAGAACAGACAGACACTTCTTTTGTTTGCGAAAACCCGAAAAATGAATTCCCTAATAGAATAAAATACATTTTAGACAACAAACAGTTAAAAGCTTCTGTTTCTGCTGAAGATTTTAGAATTGATTTTATTTTTGAAAAGACTAAAAATTCTTTTTAA
- the prfA gene encoding peptide chain release factor 1: protein MLDKLRIVKQRYDEVSDLIIQPEIIMDQKRYAQLMKEYKDLGDVVKKGDEYNTLMNNIEEAKEIIADGSDAEMSEMAKIEIDEANTRIPQLEEEIKFLLIPKDPEDSKNAVVELRAGTGGDEASIFAGDLFRMYTKYCEGRGWKVSTVDYSEGTNGGFKEIQFEVNGDDVYGILKFEAGVHRVQRVPQTETQGRVHTSAATCMVFPEAEEFDVEINPKEVRIDFFCSSGPGGQSVNTTYSAVRLTHIPTGLVAQCQDQKSQHKNKEKAFKVLRSRLYDLELAKKQAEDALKRGSMVSSGDRSAKIRTYNYAQGRVTDHRIGLSLYDLPNIMNGDIQKIIDELMLAENTEKLKELGDGI from the coding sequence ATGTTAGATAAATTAAGAATTGTAAAACAACGTTATGATGAGGTTTCTGATTTAATTATTCAGCCAGAAATCATTATGGATCAAAAACGTTATGCACAATTAATGAAAGAGTATAAAGATTTAGGTGATGTTGTTAAGAAAGGTGATGAATACAATACTCTAATGAACAACATAGAAGAAGCAAAAGAAATTATTGCTGATGGTTCTGATGCTGAAATGTCAGAAATGGCAAAAATAGAGATTGATGAAGCTAATACTCGAATTCCGCAATTAGAAGAAGAAATTAAATTCTTGTTAATACCTAAAGATCCAGAAGATTCTAAAAATGCAGTTGTAGAATTACGTGCAGGTACAGGTGGTGATGAAGCTAGTATTTTTGCAGGAGATTTATTTAGAATGTACACAAAATATTGCGAAGGTAGAGGTTGGAAAGTTTCTACTGTAGATTATTCTGAAGGTACAAATGGTGGTTTTAAAGAAATTCAATTTGAAGTAAATGGAGATGACGTTTACGGAATTTTAAAATTCGAAGCTGGCGTGCATCGTGTACAAAGAGTACCACAAACAGAAACACAAGGTCGTGTGCATACTTCTGCAGCAACTTGTATGGTTTTTCCAGAGGCAGAAGAATTTGATGTAGAGATTAATCCAAAAGAAGTAAGAATCGATTTTTTCTGTTCTTCAGGACCTGGAGGTCAGTCTGTAAATACTACATATTCTGCTGTTCGTTTAACGCATATTCCTACAGGTTTAGTGGCTCAGTGTCAAGATCAAAAATCGCAACATAAAAATAAAGAAAAAGCATTTAAGGTTTTACGTTCTCGTTTATACGATTTAGAATTGGCTAAAAAACAAGCAGAAGATGCTTTAAAACGTGGTTCTATGGTTTCTTCTGGAGATAGAAGTGCAAAAATTAGAACGTACAATTATGCACAAGGTCGTGTTACAGATCACAGAATTGGATTGTCTTTATACGATTTGCCTAATATTATGAATGGCGATATTCAGAAAATTATTGATGAATTAATGTTAGCAGAAAACACAGAAAAATTAAAAGAATTAGGAGACGGAATTTAA
- a CDS encoding NAD(P)/FAD-dependent oxidoreductase — MKKSAYKINIIGAGISGLIAAQILENHGYHPTILEASDSVGGRVKSEMIKGHNLDLGFQVLLTSYPAAKKYLNYDALDLQKFLPGAAIFKDGKSQTIGDPLRNFSLLIPTLFSSIGNFSDKTKILKLNTILKKKTIHEIFNTDETSTLKYLQSFGFSKEIINDFFKPFFSGIFLEPDLATPSRMFEFVYKMFGNGFAAVPKNGIQEIPNQLKAKLKNTTFKFNTFVKEVKDKEIILDNGDKIESHITIIATDASPLVSNLKNQETTWTSCDTLYFETNERVIKKPLIGLIADENALINNIFYYTSLPSSNKTDKDLLSVTVVKNHSLNDLDLILKVTEDLKILCGIDVKKFIKHYKIKKALPATTNLQYEISSSETKLKSTLFLAGDQLLNGSLNAAIISGERAALGVIQTLEDGFITDELTSEYS, encoded by the coding sequence ATGAAAAAATCAGCGTATAAAATAAATATAATTGGTGCAGGAATTAGTGGTTTAATTGCGGCTCAGATTTTAGAAAATCACGGATATCATCCTACAATTTTAGAAGCTTCAGATTCTGTTGGTGGGCGTGTAAAATCTGAAATGATTAAAGGTCATAATTTAGATTTAGGATTTCAAGTATTATTAACTTCTTATCCAGCTGCAAAAAAATATTTGAATTACGATGCTTTAGATTTACAAAAGTTTTTACCTGGTGCTGCAATTTTTAAAGATGGTAAATCGCAAACAATTGGAGATCCTTTAAGAAATTTTTCTTTGTTAATTCCTACGCTTTTTTCATCTATTGGTAATTTTTCTGACAAAACAAAAATCTTAAAATTAAACACAATTTTAAAAAAGAAAACCATTCATGAAATATTTAATACTGATGAAACATCGACTTTAAAATATTTGCAAAGTTTTGGTTTTTCTAAAGAAATTATCAATGATTTTTTTAAACCTTTTTTTAGCGGAATTTTCCTTGAACCAGATTTAGCAACTCCTAGCAGGATGTTTGAATTTGTTTATAAAATGTTTGGTAATGGATTTGCAGCTGTACCTAAAAACGGAATTCAAGAAATCCCTAATCAGTTAAAAGCCAAATTAAAAAACACAACGTTTAAGTTTAATACATTTGTAAAAGAAGTAAAGGACAAAGAAATTATCTTAGACAATGGTGATAAAATTGAAAGTCATATTACCATTATCGCCACTGATGCTAGTCCATTAGTTAGCAACTTAAAAAACCAAGAAACTACTTGGACAAGTTGTGACACCTTATATTTTGAGACTAATGAAAGAGTTATAAAAAAACCTTTAATTGGTTTAATTGCTGATGAAAATGCACTTATTAATAATATTTTTTATTATACAAGTTTACCTTCATCAAACAAAACTGATAAAGATTTACTTTCTGTAACCGTAGTAAAAAATCATTCATTAAATGATTTAGATTTAATTTTAAAAGTAACCGAAGATTTAAAAATACTTTGTGGCATAGATGTAAAAAAGTTTATCAAACACTATAAAATTAAGAAAGCTTTACCAGCAACAACTAATTTACAATACGAAATTTCGAGTTCAGAAACCAAGTTAAAATCTACCTTATTTTTAGCTGGAGATCAACTTTTAAATGGTTCATTAAACGCTGCAATAATTTCTGGAGAAAGAGCTGCTTTAGGCGTTATACAAACCTTAGAAGATGGTTTTATCACAGATGAGTTAACTTCTGAGTATTCTTAA
- a CDS encoding exonuclease domain-containing protein, with the protein MLYTVVDIETTGNGYKGQKITEISIFVFDGKVVVDEFTSLVNPEQNIPPFITNLTGITNAMVRNAPKFYEIAKKVAEITENTIFVAHNVNFDYNIIQAEFKSLGFDFKRKKLCTVRLSRKIIPGLNSYSLGNICTDENIEINGRHRAKGDAEATTELFRRLIERDDNFIINSFLNPRSRQATLPPLLDKKVVDNLPETFGVYYFKNLAKEVIYVGKANNIKQRVISHFYDKKKKEQNMCIETADISYVETGSELLALLYESSEIKHIYPKYNRAQRKSGEAIGLFSYEDKKGILHLAYNRLKLVPNALTKYYNVSEVRNHLEYLCKEFELCPKYCHLQTNVTTCFHYQIKECKGICCDKESVEDYNLRVKEAIKSIGIGAENLVIKETGRTENEVGFALILDGIYKGFGYVDIDQAKQLTNPEDYQFFVQPQKDNRDIQRIIGSYLKKKENEKISV; encoded by the coding sequence TTGCTATACACAGTCGTAGACATAGAAACCACAGGAAATGGATATAAAGGTCAGAAAATAACTGAAATATCCATTTTTGTTTTTGATGGCAAAGTTGTGGTAGATGAGTTTACATCCTTAGTAAATCCAGAGCAAAATATACCTCCTTTTATTACCAATCTAACTGGCATTACAAATGCAATGGTTAGAAATGCACCTAAGTTTTATGAGATAGCAAAAAAAGTAGCAGAAATTACAGAAAACACCATTTTTGTAGCTCATAATGTAAACTTCGATTATAATATTATTCAGGCAGAATTCAAAAGTTTAGGTTTCGATTTTAAGCGCAAAAAACTCTGTACAGTTCGTTTATCAAGAAAAATAATACCTGGTTTAAATTCTTATAGTTTAGGTAATATTTGTACTGATGAAAACATTGAAATTAATGGTAGACACAGAGCAAAAGGAGATGCTGAAGCTACTACAGAATTGTTTAGAAGATTAATTGAAAGAGATGATAATTTTATTATCAATTCTTTTTTAAATCCGCGTTCGCGACAAGCTACTTTACCTCCACTTTTAGACAAAAAAGTAGTTGACAATTTACCCGAAACTTTTGGCGTTTATTATTTTAAAAATTTAGCCAAAGAAGTTATTTATGTTGGTAAGGCTAATAATATAAAACAGAGAGTTATCAGTCATTTTTACGATAAAAAAAAGAAAGAACAGAATATGTGTATAGAAACTGCAGATATTTCTTACGTAGAAACTGGCAGTGAATTACTAGCACTTTTGTATGAATCATCAGAAATAAAACATATTTACCCAAAATACAATAGAGCTCAGAGAAAATCTGGAGAAGCTATAGGCTTATTTTCTTACGAAGACAAAAAAGGAATTTTACACTTGGCTTATAATCGTTTAAAACTAGTGCCAAATGCGTTAACCAAATATTACAATGTTTCTGAAGTTAGAAATCATTTAGAATATCTGTGTAAAGAATTTGAATTGTGTCCAAAATATTGTCATTTACAAACCAATGTTACTACTTGTTTTCATTATCAAATTAAAGAATGTAAAGGTATTTGTTGCGATAAAGAGTCTGTAGAAGATTATAACTTACGCGTAAAAGAAGCGATAAAATCTATTGGAATTGGAGCCGAAAATTTGGTAATTAAAGAAACTGGAAGAACTGAAAATGAAGTTGGTTTTGCCTTAATTTTAGACGGAATATACAAAGGTTTTGGCTATGTCGATATTGATCAAGCCAAACAATTAACTAATCCAGAAGATTATCAGTTTTTTGTACAACCCCAAAAAGACAACAGAGATATTCAGAGAATAATTGGTTCTTATTTAAAGAAAAAAGAAAATGAAAAAATCAGCGTATAA
- the rpe gene encoding ribulose-phosphate 3-epimerase produces the protein MSNLIAPSILAADFANLQKDIEMVNNSEADWFHIDIMDGVFVPNISFGMPVLKAINKHATKTIDVHLMIVNPDQYIQTFSDLGADILTVHYEACTHLHRTIQAIKAAGMKAGVALNPHTPIAVLEDIIADLDLVCIMSVNPGFGGQSFIENTYKKVSQLRHLIEFTESSCQIEIDGGVTNKNANKLIEAGANVLVAGSYVFGAENPTETIADLKNIIA, from the coding sequence ATGAGTAATTTAATTGCACCTTCAATTTTAGCGGCAGATTTTGCCAATTTGCAAAAAGACATAGAAATGGTAAACAATAGTGAAGCAGATTGGTTTCATATTGATATTATGGATGGCGTTTTTGTACCAAACATTTCTTTTGGAATGCCAGTTTTAAAAGCAATAAACAAGCACGCTACAAAAACAATTGATGTACATTTAATGATTGTAAATCCAGACCAATACATACAAACTTTTTCAGATTTAGGTGCCGATATTTTAACTGTACATTATGAAGCTTGTACACATTTACATAGAACAATACAAGCCATAAAAGCTGCAGGAATGAAAGCAGGAGTTGCTTTAAATCCGCATACACCAATTGCAGTTTTAGAAGACATTATTGCAGATTTAGACTTAGTTTGTATTATGAGTGTAAATCCAGGTTTTGGCGGACAATCATTTATAGAAAATACTTATAAAAAAGTGAGTCAATTAAGACACTTAATTGAGTTTACAGAGTCTTCTTGCCAAATAGAAATAGATGGTGGGGTTACCAACAAAAACGCAAACAAATTAATAGAAGCTGGCGCTAATGTTTTAGTGGCTGGTAGTTATGTTTTTGGAGCAGAAAACCCAACAGAAACTATTGCAGATTTAAAAAATATAATTGCATAA
- a CDS encoding sigma-70 family RNA polymerase sigma factor, with protein sequence MRQLKITKQVTNRETASLDKYLQEIGKVDLITADEEVELAQLIKAGDQRALEKLTKANLRFVVSVAKQYQNQGLTLPDLINEGNLGLIKAAKRFDETRGFKFISYAVWWIRQSILQALAEQSRIVRLPLNKIGSINKINKMYAFLEQENERPPSAEEIAKKLDMTVNDVKESMKNSGRHVSMDAPLIEGEDSNLYDVLNSGESPNPDRVLLHESLRIEINRALETLTPREADVVKLYFGLGEHQPMTLEEIGETFDLTRERVRQIKEKAIRRLKHTSRSKILMTYLG encoded by the coding sequence ATGAGACAACTTAAAATTACCAAGCAGGTTACTAATAGAGAAACTGCATCCCTAGACAAATATTTACAAGAAATAGGTAAAGTAGATTTAATTACTGCAGATGAAGAAGTAGAATTGGCACAGTTAATTAAAGCTGGTGATCAAAGAGCATTAGAAAAATTAACCAAAGCCAATTTAAGATTTGTTGTATCTGTTGCAAAACAATATCAAAATCAAGGATTAACTTTACCAGATTTAATTAATGAAGGTAATTTAGGTTTAATTAAAGCTGCAAAACGTTTCGATGAAACTCGTGGTTTTAAATTTATATCTTATGCTGTTTGGTGGATTCGTCAATCTATATTACAAGCCTTAGCAGAACAATCTAGAATTGTACGTTTACCTTTAAACAAAATTGGTTCTATTAATAAAATTAACAAAATGTACGCTTTCTTAGAACAAGAAAACGAGCGTCCTCCTTCTGCAGAAGAAATTGCTAAGAAATTAGACATGACTGTTAATGACGTAAAAGAATCTATGAAAAATTCTGGACGTCACGTATCTATGGATGCACCATTAATTGAAGGTGAAGATTCTAATTTATACGATGTTTTAAACTCTGGTGAGTCTCCAAATCCAGATCGTGTTTTATTACACGAATCTTTAAGAATTGAAATTAACAGAGCTTTAGAAACATTAACTCCTAGAGAAGCAGATGTTGTAAAATTATACTTTGGTTTAGGTGAACACCAACCAATGACATTAGAAGAAATTGGTGAAACTTTCGATTTAACAAGAGAACGTGTTCGTCAAATTAAAGAAAAAGCAATTAGAAGATTAAAACATACTTCTAGATCTAAAATTTTAATGACTTACTTAGGTTAA